The proteins below are encoded in one region of Rhododendron vialii isolate Sample 1 chromosome 7a, ASM3025357v1:
- the LOC131334125 gene encoding cyclin-D4-1-like — protein sequence MAPSFDCLLCGEDNIGIFSDEFGYGDSVEEIEPIWNQGHHLTNNQKGNCDGEEPLTWLPMQSDECLDSLLKRESDHLPKSDYLNRLRNGDLDLVARREAVDWIGKVHAHFNFGPLCLYLSISYLDRFLSVYELPKGKAWMMQLLAVACLSLAAKMEEAEIPLCVELQVGEARFVFEARTVQRMELLVLSILKWRMKAVTPFSFIDYFLRKINGDTISPTLLIYRSTQLILSIIKGFEFWEYRPSEVAAAVAISVGGGSQTTDTEKAIYLLTQHLEKDRVLKCIELLNESSNASVAFLPQSPIGVLDASACLSYKSDETKIGSCTNSSHDSPDSKRRKLNR from the exons atGGCACCGAGTTTTGATTGTCTTCTCTGTGGTGAAGACAACATTGGCATTTTCTCTGATGAGTTTGGTTATGGGGATTCGGTGGAGGAAATTGAGCCTATTTGGAATCAGGGACACCATCTCACCAATAATCAGAAGGGAAATTGTGATGGTGAAGAGCCATTGACATGGTTACCAATGCAAAGTGACGAGTGCTTGGACTCGTTGCTCAAAAGGGAATCTGATCATCTGCCTAAAAGTGATTACTTGAACAGATTGAGGAATGGGGACTTGGATTTGGTGGCTAGGAGAGAGGCTGTTGATTGGATTGGAAAG GTTCATGCCCATTTCAATTTTGGACCTCTGTGTTTATACTTATCCATAAGCTACTTGGATAGGTTCCTTTCAGTCTATGAGTTACCA AAAGGCAAAGCTTGGATGATGCAGTTGTTGGCTGTGGCTTGTTTGTCTCTTGCAGCCAAAATGGAAGAGGCTGAGATTCCTTTATGTGTAGAGCTGCAG GTGGGTGAGGCTAGATTTGTGTTTGAAGCAAGAACAGTACAGAGGATGGAACTTCTGGTTTTGAGCATATTGAAGTGGAGAATGAAAGCAGTTACTCCATTCTCTTTCATTGACTATTTCCTTAGAAAGATCAATGGTGATACAATTTCTCCAACATTGTTGATATATAGATCAACCCAACTCATATTGAGCATAATCAAAG GGTTTGAGTTTTGGGAGTACAGGCCTTCTGAGGTTGCAGCAGCAGTGGCAATATCTGTTGGAGGAGGAAGCCAAACAACAGACACTGAGAAAGCAATTTACCTCCTCACTCAACATCTTGAAAAG GATAGAGTGCTCAAGTGTATTGAACTGCTCAATGAGTCATCAAATGCTTCAGTCGCATTTTTGCCCCAAAGTCCGATAGGTGTGCTTGATGCTTCTGCATGCTTAAGCTACAAATCTGATGAAACAAAAATTGGGTCATGCACAAATTCTTCTCATGATAGCCCAGACAGTAAGAGGAGGAAGCTCAACAGATGA
- the LOC131333348 gene encoding F-box protein At5g07610-like — translation MNNKQARRKEAIMINVAPSEILPAAELIANNVDLLMEILLRLPAESTIRFKIVSKHWLSLLSDSGFVPNHCSQNPRPSISGLYFYFDGTLSSVSLQGGRHDLPSLSFLKSKIGATHSCNGLLLCYVTTINGDFRGYIVCNPTTKKHTLLPKPVGLVGGWDGYLAFDPTKSPHQYKVVSLRYGTQEIDVYSSQSLRWKKIIPDQKYDGVCAFWNGAIHWLTDDHFLKRFDVDGEEMIAMPNPPSPKIFSPDEILYFGECGDDLILIQSRSWCPSGFRILELERDYSGWVVKCRVNLRPLISVFPEMEWKSYNDDFDGYAVLGAVKGDNERGFALLLATPRRIISYNPMYKTWNVLRNLVPRESYEFGMNIYAFPFMATLFPV, via the coding sequence ATGAATAATAAGCAAGCAAGAAGAAAGGAGGCGATTATGATCAACGTTGCTCCGTCGGAAATCTTACCGGCGGCGGAATTAATTGCCAACAACGTCGATCTCCTTATGGAAATCCTTCTACGGTTGCCAGCAGAATCCACAATCAGGTTCAAGATCGTGTCCAAGCACTGGCTCTCCCTCCTCTCCGACTCCGGATTCGTCCCAAACCACTGCTCCCAGAACCCCAGACCCTCGATCTCGGGCTTGTATTTCTACTTCGATGGCACACTCAGCTCCGTCTCCCTCCAAGGCGGCCGCCATgatctcccttctctctccttcctcaaGTCTAAAATTGGGGCTACACACTCCTGCAACGGCTTGCTGTTGTGCTATGTTACTACTATCAATGGCGATTTTCGGGGATACATTGTTTGTAATCCCACCACAAAGAAACACACTTTGCTACCTAAACCTGTTGGTTTAGTTGGGGGTTGGGATGGTTACTTGGCTTTTGATCCTACGAAATCACCTCACCAGTACAAAGTTGTATCTCTCCGTTACGGCACTCAAGAAATTGATGTCTACAGTTCACAGAGTTTGCGCTGGAAAAAGATCATCCCGGACCAAAAATATGATGGTGTTTGCGCGTTTTGGAACGGAGCGATCCATTGGTTAACCGATGACCATTTTCTGAAGAGATTTGATGTTGATGGAGAGGAGATGATAGCAATGCCAAACCCTCCGTCGCCCAAAATTTTTTCTCCGGACGAAATTCTGTATTTCGGAGAATGTGGTGACGATTTGATACTTATTCAGTCTCGTTCGTGGTGCCCTAGCGGTTTCAGAATCCTTGAGCTGGAAAGGGATTACAGCGGTTGGGTCGTCAAGTGTCGGGTCAATCTTAGGCCCTTGATATCTGTGTTCCCCGAGATGGAATGGAAAAGCTACAACGATGACTTCGATGGATATGCTGTGCTGGGTGCTGTGAAGGGAGATAATGAAAGAGGTTTTGCACTCTTGTTAGCTACTCCTAGAAGGATTATTTCCTATAACCCAATGTACAAGACATGGAATGTGCTTCGTAATCTAGTGCCGCGTGAGTCTTATGAATTTGGTATGAACATCTATGCATTTCCCTTTATGGCAACCTTATTTCCTGTTTGA